A section of the Oncorhynchus gorbuscha isolate QuinsamMale2020 ecotype Even-year linkage group LG06, OgorEven_v1.0, whole genome shotgun sequence genome encodes:
- the LOC124038166 gene encoding potassium voltage-gated channel subfamily G member 3-like isoform X1: MKFGKSICILNVGGTKYAFSKEVIKDFPLSRVSRLHKCASEKEVLEVCDDYDRERNEFFFDRHSEAFCFIMLYVKYGKLRFVPQMCELSFYNEMIYWGLESSHLEFCCQRRLDDRMSDSYINFSEEEDKLDKEMRGENLVTRVVTEREDSKWLERMRRTFDEPTSSVAAQILASVSVIFVIVSMVMLCASTLPDWKTAENNSVVEHRYNPDSLEHPSGIIEAVCISWFTAECIVRFIVSRDKCEFVKRPLNIIDLLAITPYYISISMTMLTGENSQLQRAGVTLRVLRMMRIFWVIKLARHFLGLQTLGLTLRRCYREMVMLLLFICVPMAIFSALAQLLEHGLDLESPNEDYASIPAACWWVIISMTTVGYGDMYPITVPGRVLGGLCVVSGIVLLALPITFIYHSFVQCYHELKFRSARCTRSLSAEFLN; encoded by the exons ATGAAGTTTGGGAAGAGCATCTGTATCCTTAATGTGGGTGGCACAAAATATGCGTTCTCTAAGGAGGTGATAAAAGATTTCCCTCTGAGTAGAGTGAGCCGTTTGCACAAATGCGCCTCGGAGAAAGAAGTACTGGAAGTATGCGATGACTATGATCGGGAACGGAACGAGTTTTTCTTTGATAGGCACTCCGAGGCTTTTTGTTTCATCATGCTGTACGTGAAGTACGGGAAGCTACGATTCGTCCCGCAGATGTGCGAGCTGTCATTCTACAACGAGATGATTTACTGGGGGCTGGAGAGCTCACACTTGGAGTTTTGCTGCCAGCGAAGACTGGATGATAGGATGTCCGACTCATACATTAATTTCTCCGAAGAGGAAGATAAACTCGACAAAGAAATGAGGGGGGAGAATTTGGTGACTCGAGtggtcacagagagagaggattcaAAGTGGCTGGAGAGAATGAGAAGGACTTTTGATGAACCGACTTCATCAGTCGCAGCACAAATCTTAGCTTCAGTGTCCGTTATATTTGTTATAGTGTCCATGGTCATGCTTTGTGCAAGTACTTTGCCAGATTGGAAAACCGCTGAGAACAACAGTGTGGTGGAGCACAGGTACAATCCAGACTCTTTAGAGCATCCATCCGG GATCATCGAGGCTGTGTGTATCAGCTGGTTCACCGCCGAGTGCATTGTGCGCTTCATCGTGTCGCGGGACAAGTGTGAGTTTGTCAAACGGCCCCTCAACATCATCGACCTACTAGCCATCACGCCCTACTACATCTCCATCTCCATGACGATGCTGACAGGCGAGAACTCGCAGCTGCAGCGTGCGGGTGTCACCCTGCGTGTCCTGCGCATGATGCGCATCTTCTGGGTGATCAAGCTGGCCCGTCACTTCCTGGGCCTGCAGACTCTAGGGCTGACACTGAGGCGCTGCTACCGGGAGATGGTGATGCTGCTGCTGTTCATCTGCGTGCCCATGGCCATATTCAGTGCTCTAGCCCAGCTGCTGGAGCATGGCCTGGACTTGGAGTCGCCCAACGAGGACTACGCCAGCATCCCTGCCGCCTGCTGGTGGGTTATTATCTCCATGACCACTGTGGGCTATGGAGACATGTACCCCATCACCGTGCCTGGGCGAGTGCTGGGTGGCCTGTGCGTGGTGAGCGGCATCGTGCTCCTGGCACTGCCCATAACCTTCATCTACCACAGCTTTGTGCAGTGCTACCATGAGCTCAAGTTCCGCTCGGCCCGCTGCACGCGGAGCCTGTCCGCAGAGTTTCTCAACTGA
- the LOC124038166 gene encoding potassium voltage-gated channel subfamily G member 3-like isoform X2 yields MKFGKSICILNVGGTKYAFSKEVIKDFPLSRVSRLHKCASEKEVLEVCDDYDRERNEFFFDRHSEAFCFIMLYVKYGKLRFVPQMCELSFYNEMIYWGLESSHLEFCCQRRLDDRMSDSYINFSEEEDKLDKEMRGENLVTRVVTEREDSKWLERMRRTFDEPTSSVAAQILASVSVIFVIVSMVMLCASTLPDWKTAENNSVVEHRIIEAVCISWFTAECIVRFIVSRDKCEFVKRPLNIIDLLAITPYYISISMTMLTGENSQLQRAGVTLRVLRMMRIFWVIKLARHFLGLQTLGLTLRRCYREMVMLLLFICVPMAIFSALAQLLEHGLDLESPNEDYASIPAACWWVIISMTTVGYGDMYPITVPGRVLGGLCVVSGIVLLALPITFIYHSFVQCYHELKFRSARCTRSLSAEFLN; encoded by the exons ATGAAGTTTGGGAAGAGCATCTGTATCCTTAATGTGGGTGGCACAAAATATGCGTTCTCTAAGGAGGTGATAAAAGATTTCCCTCTGAGTAGAGTGAGCCGTTTGCACAAATGCGCCTCGGAGAAAGAAGTACTGGAAGTATGCGATGACTATGATCGGGAACGGAACGAGTTTTTCTTTGATAGGCACTCCGAGGCTTTTTGTTTCATCATGCTGTACGTGAAGTACGGGAAGCTACGATTCGTCCCGCAGATGTGCGAGCTGTCATTCTACAACGAGATGATTTACTGGGGGCTGGAGAGCTCACACTTGGAGTTTTGCTGCCAGCGAAGACTGGATGATAGGATGTCCGACTCATACATTAATTTCTCCGAAGAGGAAGATAAACTCGACAAAGAAATGAGGGGGGAGAATTTGGTGACTCGAGtggtcacagagagagaggattcaAAGTGGCTGGAGAGAATGAGAAGGACTTTTGATGAACCGACTTCATCAGTCGCAGCACAAATCTTAGCTTCAGTGTCCGTTATATTTGTTATAGTGTCCATGGTCATGCTTTGTGCAAGTACTTTGCCAGATTGGAAAACCGCTGAGAACAACAGTGTGGTGGAGCACAG GATCATCGAGGCTGTGTGTATCAGCTGGTTCACCGCCGAGTGCATTGTGCGCTTCATCGTGTCGCGGGACAAGTGTGAGTTTGTCAAACGGCCCCTCAACATCATCGACCTACTAGCCATCACGCCCTACTACATCTCCATCTCCATGACGATGCTGACAGGCGAGAACTCGCAGCTGCAGCGTGCGGGTGTCACCCTGCGTGTCCTGCGCATGATGCGCATCTTCTGGGTGATCAAGCTGGCCCGTCACTTCCTGGGCCTGCAGACTCTAGGGCTGACACTGAGGCGCTGCTACCGGGAGATGGTGATGCTGCTGCTGTTCATCTGCGTGCCCATGGCCATATTCAGTGCTCTAGCCCAGCTGCTGGAGCATGGCCTGGACTTGGAGTCGCCCAACGAGGACTACGCCAGCATCCCTGCCGCCTGCTGGTGGGTTATTATCTCCATGACCACTGTGGGCTATGGAGACATGTACCCCATCACCGTGCCTGGGCGAGTGCTGGGTGGCCTGTGCGTGGTGAGCGGCATCGTGCTCCTGGCACTGCCCATAACCTTCATCTACCACAGCTTTGTGCAGTGCTACCATGAGCTCAAGTTCCGCTCGGCCCGCTGCACGCGGAGCCTGTCCGCAGAGTTTCTCAACTGA